A single region of the Thermoleophilum album genome encodes:
- a CDS encoding flagellar motor switch protein FliM: protein MATSAQAPASDSAAVEVQAVDFRRPTKFTREHVRRLEHAHETVCRSLATRMSTELRTTVEVALSEVDQLPYSELVLESQAPALVTTIDVEPVATQVALLFDLRLALFVVERLLGGTGDAVREAAPSDPTDLELAVARRAIAGVVDSLSTTWLDLAGVRLRPGATTTTRLAPQIVSPGEVTLALPLEVSAGQLRGRIVLALPYSSMFPLLERLEYHARDGLPADPATAAALEASLRRVDVEVRVEVGALELTLGEVLALSPGDILPLRRKVEDGVVVCVGDVPTYVGRPGRDGGRKAVQVTGRWAAPR, encoded by the coding sequence ATGGCGACCTCCGCCCAAGCGCCAGCTAGCGACAGTGCCGCCGTCGAGGTACAGGCTGTCGACTTTCGTCGCCCGACGAAGTTCACGCGCGAGCACGTGCGGCGGCTCGAGCACGCGCACGAGACCGTCTGCCGCTCGCTCGCGACGCGCATGTCGACGGAGCTGCGCACAACCGTCGAAGTGGCGCTGAGCGAGGTCGACCAGCTGCCCTACAGCGAGCTCGTGCTCGAGTCGCAGGCGCCGGCGCTCGTGACCACGATCGATGTCGAGCCGGTCGCGACACAGGTCGCGCTGCTGTTCGACCTGCGTCTAGCGCTCTTCGTCGTCGAACGGCTCCTCGGCGGGACCGGGGACGCGGTGCGCGAGGCGGCACCGTCCGACCCCACCGATCTCGAGCTCGCCGTCGCGCGCCGGGCGATCGCCGGGGTCGTCGACAGCCTTTCCACGACCTGGCTCGACCTTGCCGGCGTGCGCTTGCGCCCGGGTGCGACGACAACCACCCGCCTCGCGCCCCAGATCGTCTCCCCCGGCGAGGTAACGCTCGCCCTGCCGCTCGAGGTCAGCGCCGGGCAGCTGCGCGGGCGAATAGTGCTGGCGCTGCCGTACAGCTCGATGTTCCCGCTGCTCGAGAGGCTCGAGTACCACGCTCGCGACGGTCTTCCCGCCGATCCCGCGACCGCAGCCGCGCTCGAGGCGTCTCTGCGCCGTGTCGACGTCGAGGTGCGGGTCGAGGTCGGCGCGCTCGAGCTGACGCTCGGCGAAGTGCTGGCGCTCTCACCCGGCGACATCCTCCCGCTGCGGAGGAAGGTCGAGGACGGGGTGGTCGTCTGCGTCGGCGACGTTCCCACTTACGTAGGGCGTCCCGGTCGCGACGGCGGGCGCAAGGCGGTGCAGGTGACCGGGCGATGGGCGGCGCCAAGGTGA
- a CDS encoding lytic transglycosylase domain-containing protein, translating into MSYVATVERVAQLHALAARLAAHCTAGAGDFGATLTSALARSDLASAATRAGSDADVPYADLIDRAAARYGIDRNVLRGLIRAESGFNARATSPAGAAGLTQLMPATARSLGVTNPYDPAQAIEGGAKYLRQQLDAFGGDYRLALAAYNAGPAAVRRYGGVPPYPETQAYVQRVLAYASEFARGGSAR; encoded by the coding sequence GTGAGCTACGTCGCGACAGTCGAGCGCGTCGCGCAGTTGCACGCTCTCGCCGCGCGCCTCGCTGCACACTGCACGGCCGGAGCGGGCGATTTCGGCGCGACGCTGACGTCGGCGCTCGCGCGCTCCGACCTAGCTTCTGCAGCTACGCGGGCGGGCTCGGACGCTGACGTTCCCTACGCCGATCTGATCGACCGCGCAGCAGCCCGCTACGGCATCGACCGCAACGTTCTGCGTGGCTTGATCCGCGCCGAGTCGGGCTTCAACGCTCGTGCGACGAGTCCCGCGGGGGCTGCCGGACTCACGCAGCTGATGCCCGCAACCGCGCGCTCGCTCGGTGTCACGAACCCCTACGACCCGGCGCAGGCGATCGAGGGTGGCGCGAAATACCTGCGCCAACAACTCGATGCGTTCGGTGGCGACTACCGCCTCGCGCTGGCGGCCTACAACGCCGGCCCCGCGGCCGTGCGCCGCTACGGCGGGGTGCCGCCCTACCCCGAGACGCAGGCTTACGTCCAGCGGGTTCTTGCCTACGCAAGCGAATTCGCGCGCGGAGGGAGCGCACGATGA
- a CDS encoding flagellar hook-length control protein FliK: MTPPSRIDCAQRAAVPETLARIRSPRGTPPPDPGGGFELLLRAWTATAGGPTDEATGRERVRGAADEVVARGAPASVPDDTAAPPSGGSAGRALDAKGVGEPSGANVCAQQDPSCATAVPTPAGPTPTAAGTPVQPAELALAAPTFDSAGGLVGDPATVGSGKELSGAPTIGAAGVADTVVAGALVDGTERAVLSAVPAVAETAVAQEAGREPSVSAVAQAEAKGATAHQPASGDQSARTRQASAGLRTDTAAAALARGDAAAQATGDGGPAASPAGAARAEGHALADGSAGPGGSVPPVATTGTSGASGAQAGQAAVAAQPATSPLPRSDGAPTHAPAQLAEAAETAVVVLAARGAHHARVRLRPPALGEIEVRIREHAGVLSVRISAADEHSAQTLAAAADQIRRALERSDLVVARVEVEAAARAADNAAGGFRERDNEPGSNSASHPHSGNRSEVAAGPEPVPGNAKAVVLVRGLVIDVLA, from the coding sequence ATGACGCCGCCGAGCCGCATCGACTGTGCGCAGCGAGCGGCAGTGCCCGAAACGCTGGCGCGCATTCGCTCGCCGCGCGGGACGCCGCCGCCCGATCCCGGCGGTGGCTTCGAGCTGCTGCTGAGGGCCTGGACCGCCACCGCGGGGGGCCCGACCGACGAAGCTACGGGCCGCGAGCGCGTAAGGGGCGCGGCGGACGAAGTCGTTGCCCGCGGGGCACCAGCGAGCGTGCCGGACGACACCGCAGCCCCACCGAGCGGCGGTTCGGCGGGACGGGCGCTAGATGCGAAGGGTGTCGGGGAGCCCTCAGGTGCCAACGTTTGCGCGCAGCAAGATCCATCCTGCGCGACCGCCGTCCCCACCCCGGCCGGCCCGACCCCGACCGCAGCTGGCACCCCCGTGCAGCCCGCGGAGCTCGCCCTCGCGGCGCCGACGTTCGATTCGGCGGGTGGGCTCGTCGGCGACCCTGCGACCGTCGGCAGCGGGAAGGAGCTATCGGGAGCGCCGACGATCGGAGCTGCGGGTGTGGCCGACACGGTGGTGGCCGGCGCGCTGGTGGACGGGACCGAACGAGCGGTCTTGAGCGCGGTACCGGCCGTCGCCGAAACCGCGGTGGCCCAGGAAGCGGGGCGCGAGCCGTCGGTCAGTGCAGTCGCCCAGGCCGAGGCCAAGGGCGCGACCGCGCACCAGCCCGCCAGCGGCGACCAGAGTGCGCGCACGCGACAGGCGTCCGCCGGCCTGCGCACGGACACAGCGGCTGCTGCGCTAGCGCGAGGCGATGCGGCTGCTCAAGCGACGGGCGACGGCGGGCCCGCAGCGAGCCCCGCTGGCGCAGCCCGGGCGGAAGGTCACGCGCTCGCGGACGGCTCTGCGGGTCCGGGCGGCTCCGTGCCGCCAGTGGCGACCACCGGGACCTCGGGCGCGAGCGGAGCGCAAGCCGGCCAGGCGGCGGTGGCGGCGCAACCGGCGACATCGCCGCTGCCGCGCAGTGACGGTGCCCCAACCCACGCGCCAGCTCAGCTCGCCGAGGCCGCCGAGACCGCCGTCGTCGTGCTCGCTGCGCGCGGGGCGCACCACGCCCGGGTGCGGCTGCGACCGCCCGCGCTCGGCGAGATCGAGGTGCGAATTCGCGAGCACGCCGGCGTCCTCAGCGTCCGCATCAGCGCGGCCGACGAGCACTCGGCGCAGACGCTCGCTGCCGCGGCCGACCAGATCCGGCGCGCGCTCGAGCGCAGCGACCTTGTCGTCGCGCGTGTCGAAGTCGAGGCGGCGGCACGTGCGGCCGACAACGCTGCCGGCGGTTTCCGCGAGCGCGACAACGAACCCGGCTCTAACAGCGCGAGCCACCCGCACAGCGGCAATCGCTCAGAGGTGGCCGCCGGACCGGAGCCGGTGCCGGGTAATGCCAAGGCCG
- the fliJ gene encoding flagellar export protein FliJ produces MLKGKGFKFRLERVQRVREHAEREARERLAESIRHRARGEAQLLAARERVARARAARASAGSGAPAAAGELVALDAWLERTRLAAAELERRVADARAEEERRRADAARALQERKALERLRERKLAEHTASEARREAAVLDELGLLRRVGEAA; encoded by the coding sequence GTGCTGAAAGGCAAGGGCTTCAAATTCCGTCTCGAGCGTGTCCAGCGCGTGCGCGAGCACGCGGAGCGCGAAGCGCGCGAACGGCTAGCGGAGAGCATTCGCCACCGGGCACGCGGCGAAGCGCAGCTGCTCGCCGCGCGCGAGCGCGTGGCGCGAGCGCGCGCCGCGCGCGCCAGCGCCGGCTCCGGAGCGCCAGCGGCGGCAGGTGAGCTTGTCGCGCTCGACGCGTGGCTCGAACGGACGCGGCTTGCCGCGGCGGAGCTCGAGCGCCGCGTCGCCGATGCGCGCGCCGAAGAGGAGCGGCGGCGGGCTGACGCGGCGCGTGCGCTGCAGGAACGCAAGGCACTCGAGCGGCTGCGCGAACGCAAGCTCGCCGAGCACACAGCGAGCGAGGCGCGACGCGAGGCGGCTGTGCTCGACGAGCTTGGCTTGCTGCGGCGTGTGGGGGAGGCAGCGTGA
- a CDS encoding FliI/YscN family ATPase, whose translation MSECGGHLLEAALALVRDADLYRRRGRVSDLIGLIVEVTGLEASVGEVCKIDRGRQEAPVPAEVVGFRDGRTLLMPLGKLVGVRPGTPVEATGAALRVPVGEALLGRVLDALGRPIDGGPAVECVARVAADREPPAALERRRIDTRVTLGVRALDALVPCGRGQRLGIFAGSGVGKSSLLGMIARATSADVNVICLVGERGREVREFIERDLAGALAHSVVVVATSDQPALLRIRAALTATAIAEWFRDRGADVLLMMDSVTRFAMAQREVGLAVGEPPATRGYTPSVFALLPRLLERSGTSAAGTITGLYTVLVEGDDMNEPIADTVRSILDGHVVLSRSLAHAGHYPAIDVLQSVSRLESELLDGEVLAAGRTLRSLLAALRDKEDLIAIGAYQSGSDRRVDAALALRERIDGFLRQRLDEPSTLSDADAGVVAIAHAAEEYLAGAADGAEAGAAVAAAAREQPAAARDLTGQSAIPPLEIAPWNSP comes from the coding sequence GTGAGCGAATGCGGCGGACACCTGCTCGAGGCGGCGCTCGCGCTCGTCCGCGACGCCGATCTGTATCGCCGGCGCGGGCGGGTGAGCGACCTGATCGGTCTGATCGTCGAGGTCACCGGGCTCGAGGCTTCGGTGGGCGAGGTCTGCAAGATCGACCGGGGCAGGCAGGAGGCGCCTGTTCCCGCCGAGGTGGTGGGCTTCCGCGACGGGCGAACGCTCCTGATGCCGCTCGGAAAGCTCGTCGGTGTTCGCCCGGGAACCCCGGTCGAGGCGACAGGAGCAGCGCTGCGCGTGCCGGTGGGGGAGGCACTCCTCGGCCGCGTGCTCGATGCGCTCGGACGGCCTATCGACGGCGGTCCGGCCGTCGAATGTGTCGCCCGCGTAGCGGCAGATCGGGAACCGCCCGCGGCGCTCGAACGGCGGCGTATCGACACGCGAGTGACGCTCGGGGTGCGGGCACTCGACGCCCTCGTCCCCTGCGGCCGTGGCCAACGCCTCGGCATCTTCGCTGGCTCGGGAGTGGGTAAGTCGTCGCTGCTCGGGATGATCGCGCGCGCCACCTCGGCCGACGTGAACGTGATCTGCCTGGTCGGCGAGCGTGGCCGCGAGGTGCGCGAGTTCATCGAGCGCGACCTCGCCGGCGCGCTCGCCCACAGTGTCGTCGTCGTGGCGACCTCGGACCAGCCGGCGCTGCTGCGCATCCGCGCCGCGCTCACCGCCACCGCGATCGCTGAATGGTTCCGCGATCGCGGGGCCGACGTGCTCTTGATGATGGACTCGGTGACACGGTTCGCAATGGCTCAGCGCGAGGTCGGGCTGGCGGTGGGCGAACCGCCGGCGACCCGTGGCTACACGCCGTCCGTGTTCGCACTGCTGCCGCGCCTCCTCGAGCGGTCGGGCACCAGCGCCGCCGGGACGATCACGGGTCTCTACACGGTGCTCGTCGAGGGCGACGATATGAACGAGCCGATCGCCGACACGGTGCGTTCGATCCTCGACGGTCACGTCGTGCTGTCGCGGTCGTTGGCCCACGCCGGCCACTATCCAGCGATCGACGTGCTTCAGAGCGTCTCCCGGCTCGAGTCGGAGCTGCTCGACGGCGAGGTGCTGGCGGCTGGGCGCACGCTGCGTTCGCTGCTAGCCGCGCTTCGCGACAAAGAGGACCTGATCGCGATTGGCGCCTACCAGAGCGGCAGCGACCGGCGCGTCGACGCCGCGCTCGCACTGCGCGAACGCATCGACGGCTTCCTGCGGCAGCGGCTCGACGAGCCATCGACCTTGAGCGACGCCGACGCCGGGGTGGTCGCGATAGCGCACGCTGCCGAGGAGTACCTCGCTGGCGCCGCGGACGGCGCCGAAGCAGGCGCCGCGGTGGCGGCAGCGGCGAGGGAACAGCCCGCAGCGGCACGCGACCTCACCGGTCAGAGTGCGATCCCGCCGCTCGAGATCGCGCCGTGGAACAGCCCGTGA
- a CDS encoding FliH/SctL family protein: MTSSPEPFAFDRLSSAATRAAVDRGERERVLVEQARADGYAEGYAAGRADAEAELRARIEQAAAALAAATAELARARDRAAQALEPRAVELALRIAEKVVAGTVTAEPRRILDVVAGALQRLAERSRVTVVIHPDDLATVRAQADAIAARIGGIEQLEVQADSGVGRGGAVVRTSDGEIDATVESKLERVRELLAGDDRQGR; the protein is encoded by the coding sequence ATGACCTCGTCGCCTGAACCGTTCGCGTTCGACCGTTTGAGCTCGGCCGCGACGCGTGCCGCCGTCGACCGCGGCGAGCGTGAACGGGTGCTCGTCGAACAGGCGCGCGCGGATGGTTACGCCGAGGGATACGCGGCTGGCCGCGCCGACGCGGAGGCCGAGCTGCGGGCACGGATCGAACAGGCGGCTGCAGCGCTTGCTGCCGCCACCGCAGAACTAGCTCGTGCCCGCGACCGCGCCGCTCAGGCGCTCGAGCCGCGCGCCGTCGAGCTGGCGCTGCGTATCGCCGAGAAGGTCGTAGCTGGGACTGTCACAGCGGAGCCGCGACGGATTCTCGACGTGGTGGCAGGAGCGCTTCAACGCCTGGCCGAGCGGTCGCGAGTGACGGTCGTGATCCACCCCGACGACCTTGCCACGGTTCGTGCTCAGGCCGACGCCATCGCCGCCCGCATCGGTGGCATCGAGCAGCTCGAGGTGCAGGCCGACAGTGGGGTCGGGCGGGGCGGGGCGGTCGTGCGCACGAGCGACGGCGAGATCGACGCCACCGTCGAGAGCAAGCTCGAACGCGTGCGCGAGCTGCTCGCCGGTGACGACCGGCAGGGTCGGTGA
- a CDS encoding FliM/FliN family flagellar motor switch protein, which translates to MSERSTTAHDGGERLDPVALHDVPVRFAVELGRTRMPAADAAGLEPGAVIDLDDPVEAPVTAYVEGRLVARGALVVVEGEWALRIDAIVERPSNAAEPSSGGAD; encoded by the coding sequence GTGAGCGAGCGGAGCACGACAGCGCACGACGGTGGCGAGCGCCTCGACCCTGTGGCCCTGCACGACGTGCCGGTGCGTTTCGCTGTCGAGCTCGGCAGGACACGGATGCCGGCCGCCGACGCGGCGGGTCTCGAACCCGGGGCGGTGATCGATCTGGACGATCCCGTCGAGGCGCCGGTGACGGCGTACGTCGAGGGCCGGCTTGTGGCGCGTGGCGCGCTCGTGGTGGTGGAGGGCGAGTGGGCGCTGCGCATCGATGCGATCGTCGAACGGCCGTCCAACGCCGCTGAGCCCAGCAGCGGTGGAGCCGACTAA